In the genome of Tsukamurella tyrosinosolvens, one region contains:
- a CDS encoding SdpI family protein encodes MFVLVVILALAAVAAVVVGGAGLAGRLPENGVVGVRTEQTLSDPLLWRTANRVAGPGLVAAGVIFGGGALIGLAMDAPWSYVAVVVAVVAGLFLAGFGALQGARAASIQARLQMPEATCCSADEAPSDDPAADCGVTGGCGACALKGMCDHEARPA; translated from the coding sequence GTGTTCGTGCTGGTTGTGATCCTCGCCCTGGCCGCCGTGGCGGCCGTCGTCGTGGGCGGCGCCGGGCTCGCCGGCCGCCTCCCCGAGAACGGTGTCGTGGGGGTCCGCACCGAACAGACCCTCTCCGATCCGCTGCTCTGGCGCACCGCGAACCGCGTCGCGGGTCCCGGCCTGGTGGCCGCGGGTGTCATCTTCGGCGGCGGCGCCCTCATCGGCCTCGCGATGGACGCGCCGTGGTCCTACGTCGCGGTCGTCGTCGCCGTGGTCGCGGGCCTGTTCCTCGCCGGTTTCGGCGCGCTGCAGGGCGCTCGCGCGGCGTCGATCCAGGCGCGCCTGCAGATGCCCGAGGCGACGTGCTGCAGCGCCGACGAGGCACCGTCGGACGACCCGGCGGCGGACTGCGGCGTGACCGGCGGCTGTGGCGCGTGTGCCCTCAAGGGCATGTGCGACCACGAAGCGCGCCCCGCCTAG
- a CDS encoding bile acid:sodium symporter family protein has product MRTLLSKLSIDGFILAIFAAVGVAALFPAEGRAVPVVDGAVTVAIAILFFLYGARIHPMEALAGLKHWRLHVVILGFTFVVFPIIGVLLRFAPEVLLRPELYAGVLFLTLLPSTVQSSIAFTSIAGGNVPGAIVSASVSNLLGVFITPLLVLALMATTGEVQFHSSSIIDLCLQLLLPFLLGQLLRPWVGEFVAKHAAALKYVDRGSIVLVVYAAFSAGMREHIWSQVSWVGVVQLIVLSVVLVVVMLWLTRTTAEKLGFDRADMIAVQFCGTKKSMATGLPMAAVLFAGQPVGLLVLPLMIFHQIQLMMCAWLAAKYGRELEPEPAPA; this is encoded by the coding sequence ATGCGGACCCTCCTCAGCAAGCTCTCGATCGACGGGTTCATCCTCGCGATCTTCGCCGCCGTCGGCGTCGCCGCCCTGTTCCCGGCGGAGGGCCGCGCGGTGCCCGTGGTCGACGGTGCCGTCACCGTCGCCATCGCGATCCTCTTCTTCCTGTACGGGGCGCGGATCCACCCCATGGAGGCCCTGGCCGGCCTCAAGCACTGGCGCCTGCACGTGGTGATCCTGGGCTTCACCTTCGTCGTCTTCCCGATCATCGGCGTCCTGCTGCGGTTCGCGCCCGAGGTGCTGCTGCGGCCCGAGCTGTACGCGGGCGTCCTGTTCCTGACGCTGCTGCCGTCCACCGTGCAGTCGTCGATCGCCTTCACCTCGATCGCGGGCGGCAACGTGCCGGGCGCGATCGTCAGCGCCTCGGTCTCCAACCTGCTCGGGGTCTTCATCACGCCGCTGCTGGTCCTCGCGCTCATGGCGACCACCGGCGAGGTGCAGTTCCACAGCAGCTCGATCATCGATCTGTGCCTGCAGCTCCTGCTGCCCTTCCTCCTCGGCCAGCTGTTGCGGCCCTGGGTGGGGGAGTTCGTGGCGAAGCACGCGGCGGCACTGAAGTACGTGGACCGCGGCTCGATCGTGCTCGTGGTCTACGCCGCCTTCTCCGCCGGGATGCGCGAGCACATCTGGAGCCAGGTCTCCTGGGTGGGCGTGGTGCAGCTCATCGTGCTGTCCGTCGTGCTCGTGGTGGTGATGCTGTGGCTCACGCGGACCACCGCGGAGAAGCTCGGCTTCGACCGGGCCGACATGATCGCCGTCCAGTTCTGCGGCACCAAGAAGTCCATGGCCACCGGCCTGCCGATGGCGGCCGTCCTGTTCGCCGGGCAACCCGTCGGCCTGCTGGTGCTGCCGCTGATGATCTTCCACCAGATCCAGCTCATGATGTGCGCGTGGCTGGCCGCGAAGTACGGGCGCGAGCTGGAGCCCGAGCCCGCCCCGGCCTGA
- a CDS encoding ABC transporter substrate-binding protein, which produces MMRRLAAAVAALALLAGCGSGTTDPAAPSASTVSIAQANGTIDYPVGAKRIVAQGYAIDNVLALGIKPVAIVQLTQPLPAAWQRELLKDVPVIKAPGATSLPAEEIATYQPDLFVGDHRVVKGENFAAVSGVTKVLGGIAATGPDSGWNAQLLALGRILGKEAEAKRVIAADHDRVTGFAQRYPGLKGKTGFVAQYAAAASSFNVIASPQDPTNLFLAELGLTVPKAIRDEPRFVSPATRGMVSLELLPRVGANFMAIYPNGATGEDLLQLPGYSALPQVQRGTAVVADLDLTYSVYQPTSLSRAWFLQTMEPTLAKVAEQPLVE; this is translated from the coding sequence GTGATGCGCCGCCTCGCGGCGGCCGTCGCGGCCCTCGCTCTGCTCGCGGGCTGCGGATCGGGCACGACGGACCCGGCGGCACCGTCGGCCTCGACCGTGTCGATCGCACAGGCCAACGGCACCATCGACTACCCCGTGGGCGCGAAGCGGATCGTGGCACAGGGGTACGCGATCGACAACGTGCTCGCACTGGGGATCAAGCCCGTCGCGATCGTGCAGCTGACGCAGCCGCTGCCCGCCGCGTGGCAGCGCGAGCTCCTCAAGGACGTGCCCGTGATCAAGGCCCCCGGTGCCACGAGCCTGCCGGCCGAGGAGATCGCCACGTACCAGCCGGACCTGTTCGTCGGCGACCACCGGGTGGTCAAGGGAGAGAACTTCGCCGCGGTGAGCGGCGTGACCAAGGTGCTCGGCGGGATCGCCGCCACGGGACCCGATTCCGGCTGGAACGCGCAGCTCCTGGCCCTCGGGAGGATCCTCGGCAAGGAGGCCGAGGCGAAGCGGGTGATCGCGGCCGATCACGACCGGGTGACGGGCTTCGCGCAGCGGTACCCGGGGCTGAAGGGCAAGACGGGGTTCGTGGCGCAGTACGCGGCCGCGGCGTCCAGCTTCAACGTGATCGCGAGCCCGCAGGATCCGACGAACCTGTTCCTCGCGGAGCTGGGGCTGACGGTGCCGAAGGCGATCCGCGACGAGCCGCGATTCGTCAGCCCCGCGACCCGCGGCATGGTCTCGCTGGAGCTCCTCCCCCGCGTGGGCGCGAACTTCATGGCGATCTACCCCAACGGCGCGACGGGCGAGGACCTGCTGCAGCTGCCCGGCTACTCCGCGCTGCCGCAGGTGCAACGGGGCACCGCAGTGGTCGCGGACCTGGACCTCACCTACTCGGTGTACCAACCCACCTCGCTGAGCCGCGCCTGGTTCCTGCAGACGATGGAGCCGACCCTGGCGAAGGTCGCGGAGCAGCCGCTCGTGGAGTGA
- a CDS encoding ABC transporter substrate-binding protein translates to MRRFTTAFVAALSAVGLVTSACGGAGSDGAAPAASTVTITQVNGVTEFPVGPTRIVATGYSIDNLLALGIKPVAVVEGGLPLPAPWHGKQLDGIPIITSPDKKSMPVEEIAKYRPELFAGDNYVVDRPTFERLSAVTKVLGGIEENGSSAAWDVQLKALGRILDKEDAVSRVLAEDEARFAAVRERHPGLRGKSAVLAQYLAAASSFNFVSSAADPTNTMFAELGMTLPMAIKDNPRFATGSGQQGGRTPVSLELLPQIASNLMVIYPNGATAADLQRLPGYAGLPQVTSGATKVVDLQTVIALNQPTPLSREWILPQLEPLFVNAAQQQAVA, encoded by the coding sequence ATGAGGCGGTTCACCACGGCGTTCGTCGCCGCTCTGTCGGCGGTCGGACTGGTCACGTCGGCATGCGGCGGCGCAGGATCCGACGGTGCCGCCCCCGCGGCGAGCACCGTGACGATCACGCAGGTCAACGGTGTCACCGAGTTCCCCGTCGGCCCGACCCGCATCGTCGCCACCGGCTACTCGATCGACAACCTGCTGGCGCTGGGCATCAAGCCCGTCGCCGTCGTCGAGGGCGGGCTTCCGCTGCCCGCGCCGTGGCACGGCAAACAGCTCGACGGCATCCCGATCATCACCTCCCCGGACAAGAAGTCGATGCCGGTCGAGGAGATCGCGAAGTACCGCCCCGAGCTCTTCGCCGGCGACAACTACGTGGTCGATCGGCCCACCTTCGAGCGGCTGTCCGCGGTCACCAAGGTCCTGGGCGGTATCGAGGAGAACGGCTCCAGCGCGGCGTGGGACGTGCAGCTCAAGGCCCTCGGCCGGATCCTGGACAAGGAGGACGCGGTGAGCCGGGTCCTGGCGGAGGACGAGGCGCGGTTCGCGGCGGTCCGCGAGCGACACCCGGGGCTGCGGGGCAAGTCGGCCGTCCTGGCGCAGTACCTCGCCGCGGCGAGCTCGTTCAACTTCGTGTCCTCCGCCGCCGACCCGACCAACACGATGTTCGCCGAGCTGGGGATGACCCTCCCCATGGCGATCAAGGACAACCCGCGGTTCGCCACCGGGTCCGGCCAACAGGGCGGACGGACGCCTGTGTCCCTGGAGCTGCTCCCCCAGATCGCCTCGAACCTCATGGTCATCTACCCGAACGGCGCCACCGCGGCGGACCTGCAGCGCCTGCCCGGCTACGCGGGCCTGCCGCAGGTGACGTCGGGTGCCACGAAGGTGGTCGACTTGCAGACCGTCATCGCGCTGAACCAGCCCACCCCGCTGAGCCGGGAGTGGATCCTGCCCCAGCTCGAGCCGCTCTTCGTGAACGCCGCGCAGCAGCAGGCGGTGGCGTGA